Genomic segment of Sinorhizobium meliloti:
CATCATCGGTTGTTGTCTCGTCCGGAAACAGGGAGGCACGCCGTTTCAGCGCATGCCGAAGAGCAGCAGAATGCCGCCGACAACCATGAGCACGACGCCCAGCCAGTTGCGCAGCGGGCTCAGAAAGCGCAGCCCTTGCCCGCGCGGCTCAAGCGTCTGCTTGGGATTGCCTTGCGGCGGCTGGCTCAGCCGCCGCCGCCCGAGCGCCTCCCATGCCATGTAGAGAAGCCCGCTGATAAAAAGAACTGCACCGGTGAGAGTTGCCCACACGTGCGCCTCCTGCGGCTGCTGCTGCGTGTATCGCTGTTTCGACGGAACAGCGAACGATTAGACGGCGATGGAAACGCGGAGATGTCAGCGCATGCGCGTCTGAGGACGCACGATGTTCATCTGAAGCTCGTGGCTGGATGCAAATCGCCCGAGAACCCTGATCAGGCGGCGTTCCTCGGCCTTGTGGATGCCGGTGCGCCTGCAATACTCCGCCACATCCCAGACATGCCTGGCCTGGGATTTGTCGAGCTTTCCAATTTCTGCGTGTTTCATCCTGCGCCTCCCAACTGCGTTGGTACTAACGCCGGACGGGCACAAATGGTTCCGCGTCACGTCAAGTCCGGCGGACGCTCCCGGGGCCGGAACCGTTGCGCGCGGCTGCGGTTTCGACCATGACCGACCGGAGGTGATGTCATGACCCGAACCTGGGAGCGACTGGCGCTGATCGGCGCCGCCGTCATCATAATCGCCAGTGCGATTTTCTACGTCTATGTCGACCGCTTCCCCTCGACCAATTCCACCAGGATCGAGGACACCAAGGTCAATGCCGACGGCATCGAAACCATCGACGAAAATCCGCCGAGCGCCACGGGCGACAAGGATAATCCTTCGTGAGCCCTTCCCCTCGGGCGGGCTCGAATGGCACGCGCTCGCGAGGCCCAAACGGACCGGCTTGGACAAGGGGCATAGGGCGAACAGGCCGGAGCCGGCTCAAGGGCCTCAAGGGCCTCCTGCCATCGACCCCACGACCACCATCACCACCGCGTCGACGTCGATTTCTCCGTTGACCGCGAGCTTGTCTCCCGCCTGGCGGACCTGAAGCTTCGAAGGGTTTTCTGCCGCCTGCCGCTGAAGTTCTTCGATAACGGCATTGATGGCCTTCGCCTCCAGATTGCCTTCGTTCAGATGGCTGGTACCCATTTCCAGAAGACCCCTTCCTTTCGCTCGGGATAATACTTGAATTCGCACTCGAACCGCCGCCCGTATGCGGCTGCCTCGGTTAAAGCCGTTTCCGAGGGCGGGTTCATTCCCGTTCCCGGGGCGAACCAGTCCTCCAGGAGATCGTCGGGGATATAGGCCCCGATTCTCAAGGGAAGACTGGTCAATGCGGAATCCATCTCTTTCGGCGCCGGCATGCGATCCTCCTGACCGACCCGGAGCGGGATGAGGAAAAGTGTGTGCGATTTTCCGCCCGCATCCCGCTCCAACTTCTTGGAATCGATCACGGTTGTGTTTTTGGGTCAACAGACCTAAAAACATCGTGATCTGGAGCATTTCCGCTCCGCCAATGCTCTAACCTTTCGTTGCCGCAACTCCGGGCGAAAAACGCCGCGCACTTTCCCGGAATTGCGAACAAAGCCGGCGCCGGGAAGTTCCGTCGCGGCTCATTCGTACAGACAATGCGGCCGTCGACCGAGCGTTGCCGTTCGTTGCAGCGTGCTGAACGGCGCCGTGCGTCCGGAAACGCGCGGCACCATATGCTGGCGGCCGTTCGGCTATACTACCAGAAGAGGCTCAACCTATGCGAGGACATCCCGGCCGATTTGCGAAATAGACGGTCGTAAGCCGACCGCGGCGGCCGACACCGTCGACCGCAACCTCGCGGCGCGTGATCGACCGGATATCCGGATCGCGAATTCCAAGCCGATAGGCGCGACGGATGGCCTGACGCTCGCTGCAGCCGCGAGACGGACGATAATCATAGTCGTCATCGTCGTATCTGCGATCACGCAGCTGCGGACCGTCCGGACCGATATACAGGTCGAATGACTGGGCTGACGAAGCAGAAGGTACAGCAGCCGCCGCGCCGCCCAAAATCAACCCGGCCGCGAAAAGCCTGCCGATGTTCATGACTTCTCCTCCATGCTCTCATTTGAGAGTTTGCTTAAACTCATATCTGAACGGCAGGGGAGCGGATTGGTTCCGCCCTTGAATGGCATTTGGCATGCGGTGGACTGGGAGAGGGTGCTAACGCGGACGCCCAAGACGTCGCGCGGTTGCGAGGCGCGGGCATATCGAGCGACATGGCTTGACTTCTCGTTTGAACGACACAATTTATTTAACTTGTTCCCAAATTGGGAATAAGAGAAGTCATGCAAATCATAGCGAAGTCCACTTTGAGAGTGTTTTGGGAACGACACCCTCGAGCAGAGACGCCCCTCAAAATCTGGCACGCTGTGGTAACCAATGCGGTATGGACGGGGCTAGCCGATGTGAAGGCGATGTTCGGCGCCAATGTCGATTTTGTGAGCGACAACCGCATCATATTCGACATCTCAGGCAACAAATATCGCCTTATCGTCCACGTCGCATATCCGTTCAAAAGAGTGCTGATCAAGTTTGTTGGCACTCATAAAGAGTACGACGACATAGACCCGGAGACAGTGAATGGACAACATTCGCGCCATCAGGAACGATGATGACCTTGCATGGGCTATTGCAGAGGTCTCAAAGTATTTTGACAACGAGCCGGAAATCGGGACCGAGGAAGCAGACCGCTTCGATATTCTTTCGACCCTCATTGAGGCTTACGAGAATGAGCACTATGCCATTGAGGCACCAGAGCCAGTCGATCTGATAAAGGCCCACATGGAGATGTTCGGTCGTACACAGGCCGATCTCGCTGAGCTTTTTGGTTCCCGTTCGCGTGCCTCTGAGGTTTTGAATAAGAGGCGTGCTCTCACTGTCGATATGATCCGCAAGCTTCACAGGGAATGGGGGATTCCCTCAGATTGCCTCGTTGAGCCATACCATCTCGTCGAACGCGAACGGGTCATCGACTCCGAATTATCGGTGATAAAGATGGTAGCGGAGGAGGGATTCGAACCCCCGACACAAGGATTATGATTCCTCTGCTCTAACCTACTGAGCTACTCCGCCGCCGGTGCCGTGAAGCTTCTGAACGAAGCCCGTCTTGGCTGGTCGGGCGGCTTATAAGGCGCTGTTCCGGCTAGTGTCAAGCAATGTCTTCGGGAAAAAGCGATGTTTTCCCGCCACGCCGGGATCCCCCGCTTTACGCTGCCGCCGGCGCCTGCAAAAGCGCCTTCAGCGCCGCTTCCGCGGCCGGCTCGCGCTCGGACCTGCGGATGAAGCCGCCGCCATAGACGCGCGCATCCTCGCCGGTGCCGGAATAGAGCGCGCAGGCCTGGCCGGGCGCGACGCCCGCCTCGCCTTCGACGAGCTCGACATAGAGCCCTTCGGCATCGCTCTTGAGCACCGCCGGGGCGGGGCGGCGGGTGGAGCGCACCTTGGCAAAGCATTCGAAGCCCTGCCCGGCTGCCGCCTCCAGTTCCTCGTCACCCAGCCAGTTGACGTCGCGCAGGTAGACGCGGCGCGTCTCCAGAGCCTCCTTCGGGCCGACGATCACGCGGCGCGAACGGGCGTCGAGATAGACGACATAGAGCGGCTCGCCGGTCGCGACACCGATGCCGCGGCGCTGACCGATCGTGTAATGCAGGATACCCTCGTGCGCGCCCAGCACGCGACCGTCGAGATGGACGATTTCGCCGGCAAGCGCCGCGTTCGGCTTCAGCTTCGAGACGATGTCGCTGTATTTGCCCTGGGGCACGAAACAGATGTCCTGGCTGTCGGCCTTCTTGGCGACGACAAGGCCCATCTCCTCGGCGAGCGCCCGGGTCTCGCTCTTCGGAAGACCGCCGAGCGGGAAGCGCAGATAGTCGATCTGCTCCTGCGTTGTCGCAAAGAGGAAATAGCTCTGGTCGCG
This window contains:
- a CDS encoding type II toxin-antitoxin system HigA family antitoxin — protein: MDNIRAIRNDDDLAWAIAEVSKYFDNEPEIGTEEADRFDILSTLIEAYENEHYAIEAPEPVDLIKAHMEMFGRTQADLAELFGSRSRASEVLNKRRALTVDMIRKLHREWGIPSDCLVEPYHLVERERVIDSELSVIKMVAEEGFEPPTQGL
- the mnmA gene encoding tRNA 2-thiouridine(34) synthase MnmA, encoding MNSLDFDRKPEDTRVVVAMSGGVDSSVVAGLLKREGYDVLGITLQLYDHGAAVHRAGSCCAGQDIDDARRVCETIGIPHYVLDYEARFRETVINPFAESYIAGETPIPCVACNQTVKFADLLATAKELGADALATGHYIRSRPSPKPRYAGQRALYRPADAERDQSYFLFATTQEQIDYLRFPLGGLPKSETRALAEEMGLVVAKKADSQDICFVPQGKYSDIVSKLKPNAALAGEIVHLDGRVLGAHEGILHYTIGQRRGIGVATGEPLYVVYLDARSRRVIVGPKEALETRRVYLRDVNWLGDEELEAAAGQGFECFAKVRSTRRPAPAVLKSDAEGLYVELVEGEAGVAPGQACALYSGTGEDARVYGGGFIRRSEREPAAEAALKALLQAPAAA
- a CDS encoding membrane protein — encoded protein: MWATLTGAVLFISGLLYMAWEALGRRRLSQPPQGNPKQTLEPRGQGLRFLSPLRNWLGVVLMVVGGILLLFGMR
- a CDS encoding type II toxin-antitoxin system HigB family toxin, with amino-acid sequence MQIIAKSTLRVFWERHPRAETPLKIWHAVVTNAVWTGLADVKAMFGANVDFVSDNRIIFDISGNKYRLIVHVAYPFKRVLIKFVGTHKEYDDIDPETVNGQHSRHQER